A stretch of the Zingiber officinale cultivar Zhangliang unplaced genomic scaffold, Zo_v1.1 ctg116, whole genome shotgun sequence genome encodes the following:
- the LOC122035827 gene encoding receptor-like protein EIX2 — translation MNNNSLSGTIPSTLQHCNQLVVIDLSCNKLSGAIPRWFGRRLSVLQVLSLRSNNFTGAIPQQLFLIPSLQVLNLAHNNLFGSLPPSFGKFTSMMASQNTNKSAPLYGGSIYYLESVIITAKDIELQFTTMLSIVTSIDLSNNNLSGDIPTEITNLHGLHFLNLSMNHFSGNILDKISLMSQLESLDLSKNNLSGRISLSISALYSLSILNLSYNNLIGKIPTGSQLQTFTNLSYIDNPEPCGEPLQIKCPGDNPTIDNGVAKEKDMHEDDEYGRIWYFIGFALGFVFGFWGFLGAVMIKRSTRIKYILIIDRICGWFMYMQSKFSLK, via the coding sequence ATGAATAATAATAGTTTATCTGGTACAATTCCATCAACTTTACAGCATTGCAATCAACTTGTAGTTATTGATTTGAGTTGCAATAAATTGTCCGGAGCTATACCCAGATGGTTTGGAAGGAGACTATCAGTATTGCAAGTTCTTTCTCTAAGGTCAAATAATTTCACCGGTGCAATTCCACAACAGCTCTTTCTGATCCCATCCCTCCAAGTGCTAAACTTGGCTCACAATAATCTCTTTGGCTCTTTGCCTCCAAGTTTTGGCAAGTTTACCTCCATGATGGCAAGCCAGAACACAAATAAATCTGCTCCATTATATGGTGGTTCCATTTATTACTTGGAGAGTGTCATCATAACTGCTAAGGATATAGAACTTCAGTTCACTACTATGCTTTCAATTGTCACCAGTATTGATCTCTCAAACAATAATCTCTCAGGTGACATTCCTACAGAGATCACAAACCTTCATGGCCTTCACTTCCTCAACTTGTCTATGAATCATTTCTCAGGAAACATACTAGATAAGATTAGTCTTATGAGTCAACTAGAATCACTTGATCTTTCAAAGAACAACTTATCGGGTAGAATTTCTTTGAGCATTTCTGCTTTGTATTCTCTGagcattttaaatttatcttaCAACAATTTGATTGGAAAAATACCAACGGGCAGTCAGCTGCAAACCTTCACCAACTTGTCATATATTGACAACCCTGAGCCCTGTGGGGAGCCACTCCAAATCAAGTGCCCAGGCGACAATCCAACCATTGATAATGGAGTAGCAAAAGAAAAGGACATGCATGAAGATGATGAATATGGAAGAATTTGGTATTTCAttggctttgctcttggatttGTGTTTGGCTTCTGGGGATTCCTGGGTGCAGTTATGATCAAGAGGAGCACAAGAATCAAATACATTCTAATCATTGATAGGATTTGTGGTTGGTTTATGTATATGCAATCAAAATTTAGCCTTAAATAG